In one window of Mytilus trossulus isolate FHL-02 chromosome 7, PNRI_Mtr1.1.1.hap1, whole genome shotgun sequence DNA:
- the LOC134725732 gene encoding tRNA-splicing endonuclease subunit Sen54-like produces MTNNARMEQNIERRKSNLHNCEVLISAPELFKYRKQTDKFLPAVGGCKDFEPDGSWLQTKKLEKFYEERLELLSEQRVERYGNLVTGDWDPEKKLVQLHKELGKFWVYMGFVDKSRKWLYPEEALFLMETNTMEVMYKGLPLSIQQAYQCFFSTEVTLEQYQVYTHLRRLGYVLVRHQGRLNVTEYEKKIKLDQHLKSDKRKDKKRKNRKENENKEIKKLKQSNSVQELKPSEETCDMEVAEETSIDESMELTSFMESVQETSPIDGMEINNDFTDQTEQLNKEQGIKANQETKYTKLNSFGAFQDNNTGLCENDGDSSVNYFSYTMKSRQKSLDSDISVRFSQPSCSSMKNKLTNLPPEWNFSEIVFPDIGKDKVLHLTKYYKSQQLFPHGVQLPDNCTFDSEKYNLNLTSNKHKKDEENFNLEYSIDPSQWKKKPVNSKNWKEYKEKVKLLENQEEVTPVSHLWKGEITPLVKPCYCSSLDSVIEKLQVVKNLSVTSQMSSNLKDFQHKVIYDVYLPDSKFKKSSPGLPHHRLCVLRHCEPLPDLQTITNLHHYYTDGLPIQWAVVDHGDIAFYGFTDVQIPDML; encoded by the exons tgcacctgaattatttaaatacagaaaacaaacagacaaattcTTACCAGCTGTTGGTGGCTGTAAGGATTTTGAACCTGATGGTAGTTGGCTGCAGACCAAAAAATTAGAGAAGTTTTATGAAGAAAGACTTGAACTGCTTTCTGAACAACGAGTAGAAAGATA TGGCAACTTAGTTACTGGAGACTGGGATCCTGAGAAAAAGTTGGTTCAACTTCACAAAGAATTG gGTAAATTCTGGGTGTACATGGGTTTTGTAGACAAAAGCAGAAAATGGCTTTACCCAGAGGAAGCACTATTTCTAATGGAAACA AATACCATGGAAGTAATGTATAAAGGATTACCACTGAGTATACAGCAGGCATACCAATGTTTCTTCAGTACTGAGGTTACATTAGAACAGTACCAAGTCTATACACATCTTAGAAGATTGGGATATGTACTTGTTAGACATCAAGGAAG GTTGAATGTCACAGAgtatgaaaagaaaattaaacttGATCAGCATTTGAAATCAGATAAAAGGAAagataagaaaagaaaaaatagaaaagaaaatgaaaataaagaaataaagaaacttAAACAAAGTAATTCAGTTCAAGAATTAAAACCATCTGAGGAAACTTGTGATATGGAAGTAGCTGAGGAAACCAGTATAGATGAATCAATGGAGCTAACCAGTTTTATGGAATCTGTTCAGGAAACCAGTCCAATTGATGGAATGgagataaataatgattttacagATCAAACTGAACAACTTAACAAGGAACAAGGAATTAAAGCAAaccaagaaacaaaatatactaAGTTAAACTCGTTTGGTGCGTTTCAGGATAATAATACAGGTTTATGTGAGAATGATGGGGATTCATCAGTAAACTATTTCTCTTACACAATGAAATCAAGACAGAAAAGTTTAGATTCAGATATAAGTGTCAGGTTTTCACAGCCATCTTGTAgttctatgaaaaataaattgacaaatcTACCTCCAGAGTGGAATTTTTCTGAGATAGTATTTCCAGATATAGGAAAAGACAAGgttttacatttaacaaaatactacAAAAGCCAACAGTTATTTCCACATGGTGTTCAGTTACCAGATAACTGTACTTTtgattcagaaaaatataatctTAATTTGACTTCAAATAAACATAAGAAAGATGAAGAAAATTTTAACTTAGAATATTCTATTGATCCCTCACAATGGAAAAAGAAACCAGTCAACTCTAAAAACTGGAAAGAGTACAAAGAAAAAgtaaagttattagaaaatcaGGAGGAAGTTACACCTGTGTCACATTTGTggaaaggggaaataactccatTAGTGAAACCATGTTATTGTTCAAGTTTAG ATTCAGTCATTGAGAAGTTACAAGTTGTCAAGAATTTATCAGTTACCTCACAGAT gtcatcaaatttgaaagattttCAGCACAAAGTTATATATGATGTCTACCTTCCAGACTCTAAATTTAAGAAGTCAAGTCCTGGCCTTCCACATCATAGGCTATGTGTTCTAAG aCATTGTGAACCGCTGCCAGatttacaaacaataacaaacCTCCACCACTACTACACAGATGGTTTACCTATACAGTGGGCAGTAGTAGATCATGGGGACATTGCATTTTATGGATTTACAGATGTACAGATACCAGATATGTTGTGa